CTCTTCTCCTGTGGGCTGAAAAACGCGGCGCCCACAACCGGGACTTCAGAACCATCACCTTATCCGATGCCCTGTTCATCGGCTGCGCCCAGGCTTTTGCGATAATCCCCGGAGTGTCGAGAAGCGGCATCACCATGACCGCCGGTCTTTTTACCGGACTTAACCGGCAGGCGGTGGCCCGCTTTTCATTCCTGCTTTCCGCACCGATCATCCTGGGCGCGGGGGTCTATAAAATCCCGGGAATTATCAAAGAAGGTCTGGCGCCGGGCATGATGAATTTCTATCTTATCGGCTTCCTTGCTTCAGCAGTCAGCGGCTATATATTTATCGCCGTTCTTCTGCGATATATACGGACCAGAACATTTGACATTTTTGCTTACTACCGCTTCTTTCTCGCTGGAATTATCCTGCTGGCTCTGGCTCTTGGGTGGTAGGTTGTTCAGAGCAAAAAGGTCAAAGGTCAAGGCTGAAAACTGCAGGAATAAAATTGCATAATATAAAGTAATAACTTTTGAAATAAATTTATTATTGACGCTCCCCTCGGCGGATAAGCGCAAAATCCCGAACTGTTAATACACCTGCTGTTGCTGTTCAACTTTGAGATTTGAGCCTTGAACATTGAACTTTTCATAAACTGACAAACAGAGAGTAAACATGAGCCACGATTTACCGGAAAAAACCGCAAAAATTCTATCAAAAATCCGAAGAAAATATAAAGTTTCCCTGGACCCGTTCAAAGTCCGGGATATCTCTCTTGATATTCTGCAGGTAAACGATATCGAACCGCTCCTCGCAGGAAAAGACCCTTTCAAGGATGTTGCAAGTTTTCCTTTCTGGGCAAGACTCTGGGAAGCTTCCATCATCCTCGCCGATAGTATTGCCTCAACAACGCCTGTTGAAAACCAGACCCTGCTCGAACTGGGCGCCGGTCTTGGCGCGCCGGGGCTGGTTGCGGCGGCAAAAGGCTACAAGGTCACCTTGAGCGATTACGAGACCCATATCCTCGATTTCCAGAAAGTAAGCGCCCATGCAAACAACCTCAATGACATTTCTTTTAAAATTATCGACTGGAAAAAACCGCCAAAAATGGCGCGATTCGATACAATTATCGGCGCAGAAATTCTCTTCCGCGATGAATTCTTTCAGCCGCTGCTCAATGTTTTTTCACAATACCTGAAACCCGACGGAACCATCTTCCTGGCCCATGACGTGCGCCGCAAAAGCCTGGCGCGATTCTTAAGCCTTGCAGAACAAGACTTCACCATTGCCACCCAGTCACGGAAACTGAAATTCGACGATGAAGAACGGACCATTATCCTCAATCGTCTGCAGCCACGCACATAATCGCTTTAATCGCCTGTTGATTTTTCATTCGGTTCCATCGTATAATACGCTTTTCACCCAAGACCACAATCATCAGAACCAAATGAGTTGGAAACATGCCGGTATACGAATATGAACATATCGAGGACGGTTGCAGTTATGGGAAAAGGTTTGAGCTGACCCAATCCATGTATTCGGCAAAATTTGAAAAATGCCCGGAGTGCGGCCAGGCGGTCAAACGCCTGATTTCCATGGTGGCGATCAGCACCCCGAAGACCAACAGCGATCTCAAGAATCAGGGATTTACCAAACTCGTCAAAAGGGACAACGGCATCTATGAAAATGTCACCGCTACCGGCAAGGAAAGCCGGTATTTTGAAACGAGCAAGCCGGAGACCATGCCCAACCTCAAATCAAAAATCGGCGACTGACCTGACCCAATCATCACTGAGCATAAATCACCTTCAATCAGTAAGTTAACGCCGACTCCCCCTATCTATCGTTGCAATTAATCAACCGGCAATATATGATGGGCTCGTAAAAAGTCGCTGTAGCAACAGGTCCACCTCATAAAATCAACATGCTACAATGCAATAACTCGATGAAATCTGCTTTTTATGATTTCATCAATATATAATGGCGCCCTTTAAAATTGAATTCCACCGCTGTTTAAAGTACCTGGAGATTTCCTTTTGCGAATAATGATCGTCGGGGCCGGACGTGTCGGCCACCACTTAAGCAGAAAACTTTCCTTTGAAGGCCAGGAGGTAGTTCTTGTTGATCGCGACGAGACCAAGCTCCGCAGGATGGAAAGAGATCTGAACATCCTGCCGGTGCATGGCAGCGGCGCCTCCACCAAGGTGCTCGAAGAAGCGGGCATTGACAAAACCGACCTGTTCATCGCAGTTACCGACAGCGATGAAGTGAACCTGGTTGCCTGTATTATTTCCAAGCAATATAATGTCAAGACCCGCATAGCCCGGGTCCGCAACGAAGACTTTTACTCTCAGGGCTCGCCGTTGACCGAAAAAGCCCTGGGCATCGACCTGTTGATCAGCCCCGATCTTGCCATGGCTGACGAAATCATCCAGTTGTCCATGCTGCCCGCAGCCTTTGATGTGGCGGAATTTGCCGGCGGCCAGGTGGATCTCCTGGGATATCTGGTGCACGACGACAATCCCTGCATCGGCCTGTCCCTCCAGGAAATCCAACAACAGCAGGGCAAATATAATTTTATCATCGCCGCTATCATCCGGGATGAAAAAACCATCATCCCCCGGGGCAAAGACATTCTTGCGCCCGGCGACAAGATATACATTGTGGTCCGCAAGGCTGACATCCATGGGGTGGAATCCATTTTCAATATCATCAGCCGCGCACCGAAAAATGTCTTCATTATTGGCGGCGGCACCATCGGCACAACCGTTGCCAAACGCATGGAAGGGAGAAAAATCGAGGTCCGGGTGGTGGACAAGGACCCGGTTAAATGCCAGGCACTTACGGAAAAACTCGAACATGCGATCATCCTCAACTGCAACGGCCTTGAAGCCCAGGATCTCCTTGAGGAAGGCATTGATCGCGCCGATCTGGTGATCGCGGTTACCGACAGCGACACGACAAACATCCTTTCAAGCCTCCTTGCCAAACATCATGGCGCCAAAAAATGCATCACAACAATCAGACGGCCCGACTTTATCCCGCTGCTCGGCAAGCTCGGCATTGACGTTGCCTTAAGTCCCCGACTTGCGGCGGCTGACATGATTCTTAAATTTGTCCGTGGCGGCGGCTCCATCGTTTCTGTTGCCACTCTCCTGGGAACCGATGCAGAAGTGCTTGAACTTAAAGTCCCGGACCTGGAGCGGTTCAGGGAGGTTCCCTTGAAATCTCTGATGTTCCCCAGCGGCGCCATTATCGGGGCCGTTGTCACAAACCGGCTGGTGAAAATTCCATCCGGCGAAACCATCCTGAAGCCTGAAGACGTGGTTATTATATTCTCCAGCAAAGACGCCATTCATTCTGTGGAATCCTTTTTCAATAACGACTGATCCGCACTCCCGGACCTGGTGATTCATGCGCTCGAGCGGTGTATTAAATATATTGGGGAAACTCCTCATCCTCCTTTCCCTTTTCCTGCTGACCCCCTTACCCTTCAGCCTCTATTTCGGTGACGGGATGATTGGCGTCTTCCTGCTTTCCTCGGTAATCGGCGCCCTGTCAGGCGGGGTGCTGGTCGCCCTTTTCCCCCCGGATAACGACCTTGGATACCGCGACGGCTTTGCGGTGGTGGTCTTCAGCTGGCTGGGACTTGCGCTGATCGGCAGCCTGCCCTTTTATTTTTCCGGGCAGATGAATTCCTTTGTGGATTGCTTTTTCGAATCCATGTCAGGATTCACCACCACCGGCTCGACCATTCTCGCCACAGTGGAAGTGCTGCCCGAAAGCGTGCTCTTCTGGCGCGCCACCACCCA
The Pseudomonadota bacterium genome window above contains:
- a CDS encoding zinc ribbon domain-containing protein; the encoded protein is MPVYEYEHIEDGCSYGKRFELTQSMYSAKFEKCPECGQAVKRLISMVAISTPKTNSDLKNQGFTKLVKRDNGIYENVTATGKESRYFETSKPETMPNLKSKIGD
- a CDS encoding methyltransferase domain-containing protein, whose protein sequence is MSHDLPEKTAKILSKIRRKYKVSLDPFKVRDISLDILQVNDIEPLLAGKDPFKDVASFPFWARLWEASIILADSIASTTPVENQTLLELGAGLGAPGLVAAAKGYKVTLSDYETHILDFQKVSAHANNLNDISFKIIDWKKPPKMARFDTIIGAEILFRDEFFQPLLNVFSQYLKPDGTIFLAHDVRRKSLARFLSLAEQDFTIATQSRKLKFDDEERTIILNRLQPRT
- the trkA gene encoding Trk system potassium transporter TrkA codes for the protein MRIMIVGAGRVGHHLSRKLSFEGQEVVLVDRDETKLRRMERDLNILPVHGSGASTKVLEEAGIDKTDLFIAVTDSDEVNLVACIISKQYNVKTRIARVRNEDFYSQGSPLTEKALGIDLLISPDLAMADEIIQLSMLPAAFDVAEFAGGQVDLLGYLVHDDNPCIGLSLQEIQQQQGKYNFIIAAIIRDEKTIIPRGKDILAPGDKIYIVVRKADIHGVESIFNIISRAPKNVFIIGGGTIGTTVAKRMEGRKIEVRVVDKDPVKCQALTEKLEHAIILNCNGLEAQDLLEEGIDRADLVIAVTDSDTTNILSSLLAKHHGAKKCITTIRRPDFIPLLGKLGIDVALSPRLAAADMILKFVRGGGSIVSVATLLGTDAEVLELKVPDLERFREVPLKSLMFPSGAIIGAVVTNRLVKIPSGETILKPEDVVIIFSSKDAIHSVESFFNND
- a CDS encoding undecaprenyl-diphosphate phosphatase, with amino-acid sequence MNLLYSIFMGILQGATEFLPISSSGHLVLAQILLDIEEAGLAFDVTLHMGTLLAIFVYFRKDFYLMIRAVLCFRDKSPEMKELRQMAFFICVATVPAVIAAMLLGDIAETAFRQSWIVAITLAAGGALLLWAEKRGAHNRDFRTITLSDALFIGCAQAFAIIPGVSRSGITMTAGLFTGLNRQAVARFSFLLSAPIILGAGVYKIPGIIKEGLAPGMMNFYLIGFLASAVSGYIFIAVLLRYIRTRTFDIFAYYRFFLAGIILLALALGW